One segment of Theobroma cacao cultivar B97-61/B2 chromosome 9, Criollo_cocoa_genome_V2, whole genome shotgun sequence DNA contains the following:
- the LOC18589832 gene encoding tRNA-specific 2-thiouridylase MnmA isoform X2, which yields MVPNFENYWTACPWEEDLKHARSVCDQVYVPLEVVHLTGEYWKNVVSYIIEEYKCGRTPNPDVLCNTRIKFGAFMDAINSMDYDYIASGHYANVVHPSADQIDKPSILELSKDMVKDQTYFLSHLSQAQLKRLIFPLGCLAKDEVRQLAAKFDLPNKDRKDSQGICFLGKIRFSDFVARHIGEMEGIILEAETGDFLGKHRGFWFYTIGQRQGLRLPGGPWYVVEKDVENNVVFVSRNYFSLDKRRRLFRVGSLKWLSGSPPNHIKQLQCKVRHGPGFYNCSFELVSGEYGSEDVAVVCLHEDDQGLAAGQFAAFYEGQTCIGSGVILESWDDQGFPVCAKALEIARMEDKSKLGKPVKIKAKAEVPPEISVHNDCIELNRSLISF from the exons GTTTATGTGCCATTAGAAGTTGTGCATTTGACAGGTGAATATTGGAAAAATGTG GTTTCCTACATTATTGAGGAGTACAAATGTGGACGCACTCCAAATCCGGATGTTCTATGCAATACACGAATAAAATTTG GTGCATTCATGGACGCCATCAACAGTATGGATTATGACTATATTGCTTCTGGGCATTATGCCAATGTTGTTCACCCATCTGCTGATCAAATTGATAAGCCTTCTATCTTAGAATTATCAAAGGACATG GTCAAGGATCAAACGTATTTCCTTTCACATCTCTCGCAGGCCCAGCTTAAAAGACTTATTTTCCCGCTTGGGTGTCTTGCAAAG GATGAAGTTCGCCAGCTTGCAGCTAAATTTGACCTGCCTAACAAAGATAGGAAGGATTCACAGGGAATTTGCTTTCTTGGGAAG ATAAGGTTTAGTGATTTTGTTGCAAGACACATTGGGGAGATGGAAGGAATTATATTAGAAGCTGAGACAGGTGACTTCCTCGGGAAACATCGAGGGTTCTGGTTCTACACAATTGGTCAGCGCCAAGGCCTACGTCTCCCTGGAGGACCTTG GTATGTTGTTGAGAAGGATGTTGAAAATAATGTGGTATTTGTGTCAAGAAATTATTTCTCATTGGACAAAAGAAGGCGCTTGTTTCGTGTTGGCTCCTTGAAGTGGCTTAGTGGGTCACCTCCAAACCATATTAAGCAGCTCCAATGCAAG GTCAGACATGGTCCTGGCTTTTATAACTGCAGTTTTGAATTGGTGTCTGGTGAATACGGCAGTGAAGATGTTGCAGTTGTCTGCTTACATGAAGATGATCAAGGCCTCGCAGCTGGGCAGTTTGCAGCCTTCTATGAGGGACAAACCTGCATAGGTTCTGGTGTTATTTTGGAGTCCTGGGATGATCAAGGGTTTCCTGTTTGTGCAAAGGCTCTTGAGATTGCAAGAATGGAAGATAAATCAAAGCTTGGGAAACCAGTTAAGATCAAGGCAAAAGCAGAAGTTCCTCCAGAAATATCTGTTCACAATGACTGCATTGAACTTAACAGAAGCTTAATCAGTTTTTAA